Sequence from the Gemmatimonas sp. genome:
CGCGGCCCGCCGCCAGGCGGCGAGCCAACGACGGAACGGCGATGCCGACGGCGATGCACTTGGCGATGGCGCCGTGCCGACGGGGGCGGCGGGCATCAGCGCCGACTCCACGTCGTGTGCATCACGCGCCCGTGAGCTGGGTGCGCACGAACGGCGTCTCGCTCGACACCATGGCCTTGCGGCCGCTCGTCACGGCCAGCCACTCCTTGATGGACGCACCCAGAATGACGATCACCGACACCAGGAAGAAGGCGGCGACACCCGCGTCGAGCTGATCGTTGAAGATCATGCGTTGCGCCGCTTCCACGGTCTTGATGTTGGCCGGCAACGTGCCCGAGGCGATCTGCTGCTTGAGCAGCGCGGCGTGCGAGAGGAAGCCCAGCTTGGGATCGCTGGAGAAGATCTTGGTGAGCCCCGCCGTCATCGTCACGATCACCAGCCACACCATGGGCAGCAGCGTCACGAACGCGTAGCGCGCCTTCCCCATCTTGATGATGACCGTGGTGCCCACGCACAGCGCCACCGTGGCCAGCAGCTGGTTGGAAATGCCGAAGAGCGGCCAGAGCGAGTTGATGCCACCGAGGGGGTCGGTCACGCCCTGATACAGGAAGTAGCCCCACATGCACACGAAGAGCGCGCTGGCGAAGATGCCGGCGGGATACGACGAGACCTTGCCGAGCGGCTTCCAGATGTTGCCCAGCATGTCCTGCAGCATGAACCGACCCACGCGCGTGCCGGCGTCGAGCGTGGTAAGGATGAACAGCGCCTCGAACATGATGGCGAAGTGGTACCAGAGCGCCATCGTGGCTTCACCGCCCAGCGCCTGCGAGAACAGGTGGGCCATGCCCACCGCCAACGACGGCGCCCCACCCGTACGCGACAGCAGCGAGTTCTCGCCGACGGCCTTCGCCAGGGCATCGAGCTCCGCGGCCGTGATGGGCTTGAACAGGGCCCAGTTGTTGATCGTATCGGCCGCGGCCATGGCGGTGGTGCCGATCACCCCCGCTGGCGAGTTGATCGCGAAGTAGATACCCGGAGTGAGCACGCAGGCGGCAATGAGCGCCATCGTGGCCACGAGCGACTCCGTGAGCATGGAGCCGTATCCAATGAGGCGGGCGTCCGACTCGCGCTTGAGAATCTTGGGGGTGGTGCCGCTGGAGATGAGGGCATGGAACCCCGAGATCGCACCGCAGGCAATGGTGACGAACACGAACGGGAAGAGCTTGCCGGAAAACACCGGGCCGGTGCCGTCCACGAACTTGGTGACCGCCGGCATCTCGAGCGGCGGCAACACCCACAGAATGCCGATCGCCAGGGCCACCACCACGCCCACCTTCACGAACGCGGAGAGATAGTCGCGCGGCGCCAGCAGCAGCCACACCGGCAACACCGAGGCCGCGAAGCCATAGATCATGATGGCGATCGACAGCGTCGTGCCGTCGAGCGTGAAGACGGGCGCCCACACCGCCGACTCCGATACCCACTTGCCGGCCCACAGTGACACGCCGAGCAGCACGAGGCCGATGGCCGTGGTCTCGAGCACCGCGCCCGGGCGCACGTAGCGCATGTACAGCCCCATGAGCAGCGCGATGGGAATGGTGAGGCCAATCGTGACGGTGCCCCAGGGGCTGTCGCGCAGCGCATTCACCACCACCAGCGCCAGTACCGAAATGAGGATGATCATGATGCCCAGCACGGCGATGAGCGCCGTGGTACCGGCCACCGTGCCGATCTCCTCCTTCGCCATCTGTCCCAGCGACTTGCCGTCGCGCCGTACCGAGGCCGCCAGGATCACGAAGTCCTGCACGGCCCCTCCCAGCACCACACCCACCAGAATCCAGATCGCCCCCGGAAGGAAGCCGAACTGGGCGGCCAGGGTGGGCCCCACCAGCGGGCCGGGGCCGGCAATGGCGGCGAAGTGGTGCCCGAACACCACCCACTTGTTGGTGGGCACGTAGTCGCGCCCGTCCTCGAGCCGCTCGGCGGGGGTGGCCCGCTCAGGGTCGAGGTTGAAGATGTCGTGCGCAATGATGCGGCTGTAGAACCGGTACCCGATGAGGTACGTGCACACGGCAGCGGTCAGCAGCCACGCCGCGCTGACCTGCTCGCCACGGTTCACGGCCACGAAGGCCAGGGAACCCGCGCCGAGGGCGGCCAGGGCCAGCCAGGGGAGGACTTTCAGCAGTCGAGTCACGCGGAGGGGGGAAAGGTGGGAACCGACGTGCCCATATGCAGCGTGGGGCGGCGGCTTGTCAATGAACGCGCATCCTCGGGGGGGCGTTGTCCGGCGGTCGGACCCACTGTTCCTATCTCCCCGTCCCCCGGAGTGGCTATGCTTCGGGATGCCCACACCTGTCACCCTCATCCCCGGCGACGGCATCGGCCCCTCCATTGCCGACGCCACCGTCCGCATCCTCGGCGCCGCCGGATGCGACATCGCCTGGGACCGGCAGGTGGCCGGCATGGCGGGGGTGGCCCGCTGGAACGACCCCATTCCCGACGCCACGCTCGATTCCATCAAGCAGACCCGGGTGGCGCTCAAGGGGCCGCTCGAAACGCCGGTCGGCGAGGGGTTCCGCTCCATCAACGTGGCGCTGCGCAAGACGTTCGACCTCTACGCCAACGTGCGTCCGGCGCGCACCATCGTGCCCGGCCGCTTCGAGAACATCGACATCACGCTGGTGCGCGAGAACACCGAGGGGCTGTACATCGGCGTCGAGCACTATGTGCGCATTGGCGACGACCCGCGGGCGGCGGCCGAGTCGGTGGCCATCATTACCCGGCAGGGGAGCGAGCGCATCGTGCGCTATGCCTTCGAGTACGCCCTCGCCAACGACCGTCGCAAGGTCACGCTGGTGCACAAGGCCAACATCCTCAAGTACTCGCAGGGGCTCTTCCTCGACGTGGGGCGCATGGTGGCCCGTGAGTACGAAGGACGGGTGCAGTTCGAGGAGCGCATCATCGATGCCATGGCCATGCACCTCGTGATGCGCCCGGAGCAGTTCGACGTGGTGGTCACGACGAACCTCTTCGGGGATATCCTCTCCGACGAAATCTCGGGGCTCGTGGGAGGACTCGGGCTGGCACCCGGCGCCAACATCGGGCGCAACACGGCCATCTTCGAGGCGGTGCACGGCACGGCCCCCGATATTGCCGGCAGGAACATCGCCAACCCGGGCGCGCTCGTTCTGGCAGCCTGCATGATGCTCGATCACATCGGCGACAGCGGCAACGCCACGCGCATCCGCGACGCCTTCGAGCGCACCATCCGGGAGGGGCGTGTGCTCACGCGCGATCTGGGCGGCACCGCGGGCACGGACGCGTTCACCGATGCCGTGATTGCGAAGCTTGGCTGAGCCCGCGCCCTCCGCGCCGGCGGCCGTGCGGGTGCTGCACCTGTCGGACATCCACTGCGGACGCCCGTTTGTTTCGGCCCACGTCGACGCTGCATTGGCGCTCGCCCGCGCGCAGCGCTGGAACGCCATCGTGCTGTCGGGGGACTTCTCGCAGCGCGCCCGGGTGCACGAGTTCGAGCAGGCGCGCGAGATCGTGGCGCAGTTTCGCGCCGTGGCGCCGGTCATCACGGTGCCCGGCAATCACGATACGGCCTGGTGGCACGCGCCCTTCGGCTTCGGCGAGTATGCGCGGCTGCACGAGCGCTATCGCCAGTACATCTGCCAGGACACCCAGCCCACCATCCATGCGCCGGGGGTGACCATGGTGGGGCTCAACTCGGCGTGGGGCACCCACCCCGAGTCGCTCACCTGGTATCCGCGTGACTGGCGCGTGAAGGGTGGGCTCACCGAGGCCCAGCTGCAGCAGGCGCACGAGCGGCTGGCTGCGGCCCCCGCGGGCGCCCTGCGCGTGTTGGTGGTGCATCACAACGTGGTGCGAGGCCGTCTTTCCAACCGGTGGGGGCTCAAGCAGCCGCAGCGGGTGCTGCAGGCGCTTGCCGCTATGCCCGTGGACGTCGTGTGTACCGGACACGATCACGAGGAGCGCGTGGAGCTGGTGGGTGGCCGCGTGCTGGTAAGTGCGGCGAACACGCTGAGCAGTCGCATGCGCGGCAGGCGCCCCAGTGCACTCAACGTGATCGAGGCTGACACGGGGCGAGTGATGGTGCAGGCGTGGACGTTCGACGGTGGTGCGTTCGTGCCGGGCCCCATGCAGCTCGTGGCAGACCGCACCGACAGTTCACCACGCTACCGCTCCCCCGCGCCCACCTGACGCGGCGGCTCGCCACTGAAGAGCGCCTGCTGCGCCAACTGCCGTTCGATCTGCTGCAGCAGGGTTTGCAGTTCATCGACCATCTTCTTCAGCGCATCACGGAATAGCCAGCGGTACCAGACGATCTCGAGAGCGCCCGCGATCACGGCGGCCCCGGCCGCCCCCAATGCCGGGGCCACACTCAGTGGGGACACCCCCATGACCTTGCCCAAGCCCATCGCCGTGGCCACGAGCGCCGTGCCGCTGGCGAGCCCCATGAGCATCAGGTCGAGCTTGGCGTTGCGCGTGAGCCCGGGACGCAGATCGCCGGTGATGACCACTTCGCACGCGGGGTTCGCCGCAGAGCCGCGCGGCTGCAGGGTGACGTTGAGATCGAACAGCTCGATCTGCTCGAGGCGGTAGCGGAGTTGCTTCTCCTTGGAGAAGGCCACCAGCGGGTTGCCGTAGGCCTCCATGAGTCGCGGGACCCTGAAGCGCATGATGCCGCCGTCGAGCGGATGCCCGTTCACGGTGTCCTGCAGCGTGAAGTCGTTGGGGGCGGTCGTGAAGAGCGCGCCGAGCGCCTGCAACGTGGCCTTGGGACTGGCCTTGATGACCCGTGACACCGACACGGCGCGGTCGGCGGTGCCCATGAGCAGCGTGAGTCGACGGTCCTCGCTCTCGCTGAGCACACGCGCAGGAGCTGCGCTGGCGCCGCGCGCACGCAGTTCGGCCAACGCGATGGCCACGTACTGGCGCGAAATCCCGGCTTCCACCGCCGCCGCTTCCACGTCGCGCACCCGGAACTGTCCCGTATCGAGCGCCTCCTGCGTGTCACCCGTGACACGGGCATGCGCGCCGCTGCTGGTGGATCGCAGGGCGGCTGAACGCTCCATGCGGTGCGCGGCCTCCGCTTGCAGTTGCGCCGCGCGCTGCCACACCACGCGCGCATCGTCTTCGTTCAGCACGCCACCCGGTGCCGCATCGGCCGCGGCCCGTTCGCTCGCCTCGGCGTCGAGGAGGGCCGCGTCGAGCGCCGCCGCCACGGCGTCGGCGGTCTGGTAGCGCCCGGCCGGGTCCTTGGCCAGGCACCTCTCGATCACCGCCACCACGCTGGCCGGCACATGACCGGCGAGTGTGCCCAGCGAGGGCGTGGGGCGCGTCACGTGCGCCACCAGCACGGTCTGCGGCGCGCCATCGAAGGGCGGTACACCACTCAGGGCATGGAAGCCC
This genomic interval carries:
- a CDS encoding carbon starvation CstA family protein — protein: MTRLLKVLPWLALAALGAGSLAFVAVNRGEQVSAAWLLTAAVCTYLIGYRFYSRIIAHDIFNLDPERATPAERLEDGRDYVPTNKWVVFGHHFAAIAGPGPLVGPTLAAQFGFLPGAIWILVGVVLGGAVQDFVILAASVRRDGKSLGQMAKEEIGTVAGTTALIAVLGIMIILISVLALVVVNALRDSPWGTVTIGLTIPIALLMGLYMRYVRPGAVLETTAIGLVLLGVSLWAGKWVSESAVWAPVFTLDGTTLSIAIMIYGFAASVLPVWLLLAPRDYLSAFVKVGVVVALAIGILWVLPPLEMPAVTKFVDGTGPVFSGKLFPFVFVTIACGAISGFHALISSGTTPKILKRESDARLIGYGSMLTESLVATMALIAACVLTPGIYFAINSPAGVIGTTAMAAADTINNWALFKPITAAELDALAKAVGENSLLSRTGGAPSLAVGMAHLFSQALGGEATMALWYHFAIMFEALFILTTLDAGTRVGRFMLQDMLGNIWKPLGKVSSYPAGIFASALFVCMWGYFLYQGVTDPLGGINSLWPLFGISNQLLATVALCVGTTVIIKMGKARYAFVTLLPMVWLVIVTMTAGLTKIFSSDPKLGFLSHAALLKQQIASGTLPANIKTVEAAQRMIFNDQLDAGVAAFFLVSVIVILGASIKEWLAVTSGRKAMVSSETPFVRTQLTGA
- a CDS encoding isocitrate/isopropylmalate family dehydrogenase codes for the protein MPTPVTLIPGDGIGPSIADATVRILGAAGCDIAWDRQVAGMAGVARWNDPIPDATLDSIKQTRVALKGPLETPVGEGFRSINVALRKTFDLYANVRPARTIVPGRFENIDITLVRENTEGLYIGVEHYVRIGDDPRAAAESVAIITRQGSERIVRYAFEYALANDRRKVTLVHKANILKYSQGLFLDVGRMVAREYEGRVQFEERIIDAMAMHLVMRPEQFDVVVTTNLFGDILSDEISGLVGGLGLAPGANIGRNTAIFEAVHGTAPDIAGRNIANPGALVLAACMMLDHIGDSGNATRIRDAFERTIREGRVLTRDLGGTAGTDAFTDAVIAKLG
- a CDS encoding metallophosphoesterase, producing the protein MAEPAPSAPAAVRVLHLSDIHCGRPFVSAHVDAALALARAQRWNAIVLSGDFSQRARVHEFEQAREIVAQFRAVAPVITVPGNHDTAWWHAPFGFGEYARLHERYRQYICQDTQPTIHAPGVTMVGLNSAWGTHPESLTWYPRDWRVKGGLTEAQLQQAHERLAAAPAGALRVLVVHHNVVRGRLSNRWGLKQPQRVLQALAAMPVDVVCTGHDHEERVELVGGRVLVSAANTLSSRMRGRRPSALNVIEADTGRVMVQAWTFDGGAFVPGPMQLVADRTDSSPRYRSPAPT
- a CDS encoding serine/threonine-protein kinase encodes the protein MPPSPTPLPPALTATFETVRLLGTGGMGAVWLVRDRFLDRLAALKVLLAEEASPAARERFLREARTSARLEHPHIIDVYRADETDGVVWFSMRYINGESLGDRLRDRGALPVSDVVRILREVSWGLAYAHARGVVHRDIKPDNILLDRESGRAVVTDFGIARDAGDAHGLTMMGNVLGSVHYMSPEQASGDALDGRSDIYALGCVGFHALSGVPPFDGAPQTVLVAHVTRPTPSLGTLAGHVPASVVAVIERCLAKDPAGRYQTADAVAAALDAALLDAEASERAAADAAPGGVLNEDDARVVWQRAAQLQAEAAHRMERSAALRSTSSGAHARVTGDTQEALDTGQFRVRDVEAAAVEAGISRQYVAIALAELRARGASAAPARVLSESEDRRLTLLMGTADRAVSVSRVIKASPKATLQALGALFTTAPNDFTLQDTVNGHPLDGGIMRFRVPRLMEAYGNPLVAFSKEKQLRYRLEQIELFDLNVTLQPRGSAANPACEVVITGDLRPGLTRNAKLDLMLMGLASGTALVATAMGLGKVMGVSPLSVAPALGAAGAAVIAGALEIVWYRWLFRDALKKMVDELQTLLQQIERQLAQQALFSGEPPRQVGAGER